GCTTATGAGGTGGAGCCATGTACCCGGATGGTCCCACCCTAGGCTTTGCAAAGAGCATACTGTTTTTGGACCGGAAGGTGCAGGTGCACAAAATGTTTCAACTTGTTTGCAGGACCGATTTTATGAGGTAAGAATGTCTGTTCACGACCTCAGGCCGCTGAATAGTCCTAACATGAGCTTTTTGACTCTTTTGCACTAAAACCTTGGGCAATTTTGCAGGAAGTATCCCAAAACAGACTAGGTGTGACGCCCGCTTCACGTGTCGACGACACCAGTGCGATCCCTGTCTGTCCTTGTCGCACCCACAGAAGCATGATAGTGGATTGCACCCGCCCCCTACTGTACAGTATAGTGCATGGGCATTTTCCTCTTTGCAACGACATTGTCTTTCTTTGGGAAAAAGCCAAGCTTGCCGTCCAGTTTGGGCTGAAAATTGGCCTGTAAACGTACTTGTATCGTATGACAAGCGTACCTGAGAAGTAGGGCGGCtaataggcggacgggtCCCGTCCCAGTTTCCATATATGGTATAGTTTGCTCCGCTATCGGACCGCCAGCATCGTCACCCTTACACTTGCAAGATCCAGTTCCAGATTCAACGCGGCTGAGATACGATGATCCACGAGCAATCCACCAGGGATACGTCGCGTCAAGAGATGATTGGTATAAGGCCCAGCCACCGGGAACCTCACTAGGTAACCGCCAGTATAGGAAAGCAATGGGCCTGCCTTTAGCATATCCAAAAGCAATCTACAGCTGGTGTCTTGATCATAAGCAGATGGGGAGGTGCTGCGCAGCCTCAACGAGCCTAAGAGAATGGaccaaagaagagatggtggcTTATTCAGACTAGGACAAAGCAGAGCCTGATCGCATCGAAGCACAAGTAGCTCGAGAGACCGAGAACGGGCGACTGTTcacaagcagaagaggcatCGGTGAGCTTTGGGAAATAGCCTAGCAGGACATCGATGAATAAGAAGCCTTGTACTCGGCtatcgaagaggaagaaagttGTATTGTGGTACAGCTCTAGCTCTAGTAGAGTTTGGAGTAAATTTGGAACTCAGATATGTCGTGGCTATTCACCTCAAGCCAATGGTTTGTTGGAATAGCTGATAAATGGGACTCGTCAAACTACTTGAGGCAGTGGAACAAGGCGTGAGGTAATCCGATAGCGGAAGAAAATTATACCAAAAATGGAAACTGGGACGGGacccgtccgcctattaGCCGCCGGGAAGTAGCCATTGGCATAAGCACTAGTCCAGAAGTGGCTTTGTCTGTTACAGTGCCAACCAGTCGTATAAAGGCTTCCAGCAAGCGACAAAACTACTGTAATCCTTCTTGATCATACTGCGTGGGGCACATGGCAATCAGCAACACTTACGTGTTGTAGCAAATGTACCCAAGGTTAATTACTAACAATTATGGGGATCAAGGAGACAAGCGACGACCAGGCGAGATGTATGTATTTTTAGCTCATAGAGCCCTCTGGGCTATGGCctaccgggcgtaatagacttgtgtgtgtgtgtgtgtaccCAAGGCTTGAACTGTTGAGACAGTGTGGCTAAGGTGGTCCGACCTACTGGTGGCTGGGATGTGGATACTATGTTAGGAGCTGTGCTCCTCAGACACATGTAACTTAGAACTAACAACAATACAACCAACCCGTTTTTGCTTCAACATGAACAACGCCTTCGGACAAGCAGACTACTTAATGTCCACTTAGGGCTGCGGAGCTTATACAGCGCAATCGATCAGTCAAAGGGGATGGATTTCTGCCTCTGGCTCTTCTTACATAGGGTTCGACCTACTGGATAGCAACCAGATTCGGAGTTGACATGAAGGTGGAATGTCGATATTCCATGCTTGACTCCGTGGGAATGTCCGTCGCCTGAAGTCCCTATTTCGGTCAACGAAGTCTGAAAAAGTCCGTTTCCGGATCTTGGAGCTCACGTTGATGCGCGCTAGATTGGACGTAAAGATGAATGAGGCTTGCGAGCGAAGATTTAGAAGAAAACATCTCATTCTGGACTTCCAGGGAGTCCGTTATCAACCACTATTCCTCAATCGAGCTGTTAGGATTGGGTTATAAAACCCCCAGCTTGCCACCACTTGGTTCTCGCGTGTCATCTACGATACATGACACATTCTACTTCATCTGACTCAGAAAGCTCTTCGCGGAGCGGTAGGGTGAATTTGAAAacaaggaagaaaaagaagaagaaaccgTTGTTGTCGCCGCAGACCTCGATCAACAATATTTGGAGATGCTTCTCAAGCCCCCGCCCTCAACAAGCCCTGGCGATCCTGCCACTGGATCAGCCAGAAAAAGCTGCTCCAAACGGCAATCATAGTAACGAATTGCTTACTGAAGGACGTCTCCGAGCAGTAACACAGTGCCAGCGAAAAGTGAACGAGATCGTCAAAGAGTGTAAGCGGGTGAATATGAGATATAGAGACCATGACTGGGACCTCGTGAGTACTCATAGTGACCCTCGGACGCCGGATTGGTTCTTGGTAGTTAATTGCATAGCTCAGTTATTTGATTTTGCGGATCAAGGTCATTGTCTGAATGGGCTTCGACAGACAATATTTGATCTCGGTGAGGTATCTTGCCTCGGCACGGAGTCAAATGCACCTGGTGCCGTCAAAAGGGTACATGAAATCTTTTCACTGCCTACGTTCATGAAGAACGTAGATGGCGGGGATGTGAAGCAGGGCAAGCTCAGCAACTGCTGGTTTGTTGCAGGCTTGACCGCTCTTGCGAACCTTGAACATGGGCTCACTCAGACATGTGCGGCGCATGACACAGGTATACCCCATTTCATATCATGTTGCAGTCTCAAAAGATACTAATAGTTAGAGTAGGAGTCGGCGTCTACGGCTTCGTCTTCTACCGAGACGGAGCGTGGACATACACCATCATCGATGATACACTCTACCTTCAATCACCCTGTTGGGACTCTCCGAGTTTGCAGAGAGCACTTCTGCAACAGACCGATCGAGTTGACGCGGAAAGTGAGTACAAGAGAACGTACCAGACCGGTTCCAAGGCCCTTTTCTTTGCCCAGTGTAGAGACCAGAACGAAACCTGGGTTCCTCTCATCGAGAAAGCTTATGCGAAGGCTCATGGTGACTATGCAGCATTGGCATGTGGCTGGGTTGGTGAGGGGCTGGAAGATCTTTCCGGCGGAGTAACGACTCAGCTATTTACCTCAGACATTCTTGATCCTGACGTCTTCTGGGCTGATGAATTATCCAAGGTCAACCAGGAGTTTCTGTTTGGCGCCTCGACTGGGATACTGGATGGCGGCTACGGCGAACGTGACGGCATCTCAGAGGGCCACGCCTACATTGTCGTGGCGGCCCACACACTCAAGTCGGGCAAGAGGCTGCTCAAGATCCGCAATCCGTGGGCTCATGCCCGTAAGGGCATCTGGGAAGGCGCCTGGAGTGATGGCTCAAAGGAGTGGACGGCAGAAGTCCAGCAGGAACTCGGGCATCGCTTCGGTGGCGACTCTGTCTTTTGGATCTCTTTCGAAGACTTTCTGCGAAAATACTCGCACCTGGATCGCACAAAGCTCTTCCGAGACGTAGACTGGAGGTGCACCCAGAGCTGGATCAGCATTAACGTGCCCTGGAGGGCATGCTACCAAGACCGATTCCGTATCGTCCTGACAAAAGAGTCTCCAGCTGTCGTCGCAGTTTCACAGCTTGACAGACGATATTTCAATGGCCTCCACGGCCAATACTCCTTCTGTATTAGTTTTCTCATTTACCATGAAGCAGACTCAGGGGTTCGTCGGTGCGTAGCGCAGTCTCATGGTAACTATTTGATGACACGATCAGCTTCTGTAGAGCTGCCCGAGTTGACACCCGGTACCTACACTATATGCACACGAGTAGATGCGGAAAGAGACACGTCATTGGAATCGGTCGAGGACGTCATCAAGCAGGAGTGCAGGGCCAGGACGGAGAACCTCAAGCTGGCGCAGGTTGGCTTTGCTTACGACTTAGCCCACAAGAAGGCTGAAGCTTATACTAGCGAAGTCAAACGCTTAGAAAAGATCAAGGATCAAGAGAGAGCATCAAAATGCCGTCAGGAGGAGCGCCGTCGAAGATGGGAGGAACGCCACATCAAACGGGTCCTTACCAAAAAGCAGAAACAGAAGAACAAAGGCAAACAGCGAACTCGTTGCAAAGTTCACAAAGAAACAGATAGCGCTTCTAACAAAGAGCCCCTGATTTTGACACACACGGGTGCAGGGGCATTGACGAGGAACGCCAATGCTGATGTCGAAGGGACGGGAGATTACACTTTACTAGGTGGCGTTGAAAAGGGTACTGTTCAACAGGAAATCATCGTCGGCAGTCATACAGGAGACGGAATGGTGATCCGGTCATGCCATGGGAGGCTTGTGGGAGCAGAGGAGTCGCCGGTAAAGCCTGTGCCAGTGTCGACATCTTCAAGACTTGATGAGCGTTTACCTGGTTCTTCCTTTTGGGACTCGGCTGGCGATTCATCAGATTCCCCGATTGGTGAATGGGAAGAGCTGTACAACACTGATGACACCACACACTCTCTGGAGAAAGAGTCGAGGGATGAGCCTCGGAGGAATACTAGGTGTGAGCATGCTGTGAGGGGAGCTCTAGTAGGAGAGAGCACAGACAGTGATAACTCAAGTGAAGACGAAACGCCGAGTCCTTGGAATGCTGTGTGTATTGTGGGTGTTCGGGTTTACTCGAAAGACAAAGCTATCACACTCCAAACATTATTTGACTGATATGCCTTTGGGGCCGGGCTGAGGCTAATTGACATGAACCACCACATTACCTCCCTCACTAGAATGCATAGCATGATCCATAATATACCCAAATGGCGTCCCAAAGCGTGAAGACACCCTAAATTAAGTAGCAATTCTCAAACTAAGACGTCTCTGCTATTGTGCGGCGGAATAAGAATGATGTAGAACGTGCAGAAATTGTCAGTCTGACGTCAGGACTAGGAGCCGGGACACAGGAGGAAACCAATCTCGTACTCGGGCAACGCTAACTTGAGTCGGTTCATCTTTCCATCATTGCCATGGGCCGTTGATGTTGAGCTTCCGCCTTGAGGCTTGGCCAAAACCCTTGGCGTTTCCCCTTTTACGGCGACGTTTAGATGTGTCTTTCACCTTAAGGTGCGTGTGACACTGGATGTTGTTAGTCAAAGCGCCGTTTGAAGAATTGGTCAGACTTACCTTATAAGCGTGTCTAAACCAGGTAGTTCCCTCCTTCTTGCTGCTAATAAGTGCAATCCACTGTCCACAGACACCCCAAAGTCCTTTCCATCCATAAGCCTCTTCTGTTGAGGTTCATGGAATGGGTTTCCGGTGGCGGCGCTGATACCATGAGAGAACGACTTGTCATACCAGAACGCCGAGTTCTTTAGCACAAGCCATCGCCCAGGCTTGCAGATTCCACACCAACCCTCCCGCTTGTTACCACGACCTCGAATCCATCTCGGGGTGTAAAGATCGCCTTCAAATCTCAACTCTTGCTCACAGGGAATCATGCCGGGGTCCTCGGGGTTCATATCTTCACAGGGTGGAAGGATCTGCTCCTCACGGAGCGCAGCGTACAGGTCAGGAGGGTCACAAAGGTCCGTGTAGTGTACGTTGAGACAAGCGGCATCTCCATTGCTTTGGAGCACTCTGAACAGACCGTGAGACAGAACAGACTGGGGCGGGCCGAGATGGTTTACATCGGTTCTCCACGGGTGCTGCTGGACCGCTTGAGATGGGAGCTGGGTCGGAAGTAACGTGTTGTCTCTCTGGTAGACGTGAATGCTAGAAAGGAATCGGGATTCTTCCTGCATGATCCGAAGATTGAAGTACCTAGGATGTCGACCACTTCATTTTTATAAATGTACAGTGCCACGCCGAGACATGCACATGCAAGTCAccagaaggaaaaggaacaacGCAGACGTTCCCCCTTGCAGGAATTCCAGCGCTGGTGAAGATCCCATGGTTCAACTATTTCTCTCACCAAGGGAAACGAGTTGGGGGTTCGTTCCTGGTCCGTCTTTGACTCACCGGGTAAGCTTCCCCGCAGGGTTGACACCATCTCGACACTTAGCGGGTACAGAAACCAGCTTAGCGCACTACCCTGCATAATCGAGAAGTTGTGGATTAGTTCTTCTCTTGACGACGTTCAAATCGACAGTTCGGACGATAAGACCGTACCACTGCTAGATAGTTTATTGAAACGAGTATTGAATTTACATCATAGCTACTCGTTACAGCGGCATCGTTCCTTAAATTTTCAACCCTCGTCGACTCGCGATTGTATTCATTTCCGAATCGTTGTAGGGCAGCTGCTGATAATATCAACAGTCACAAACAAGGATCCGAGCGACCAGGGCTGGCTTTTGCTTCAATGCGGACGATCCCCACATCCCGTGTCACATCAACAGCGTTCTATTGGTGATCTTCCCCACCATGTCGAATGGAAACCGGCACACACCTACAGCTGAACCAAGGAGGCGTGTGTGACTTTGTTCTGTTAGGGTAGTTTACTCCAACCAACCCTGGGCATGTCCAGAGACGGTCTCGACAGATATATCAATCTCAGGGATCAATTTATTGCGCAGCGCGTTTGACATAGAGCCTGTCATTCTGTCAGATGTTAAGGTGTATTGTGTGTatttcttcatcctctcgcaatcgaaggactattgagaccttatatcttcggctggttccttctaggacttgagtcctaggtgaaagtcctagatgaaagtcctatgatctaagtttaggatttcaaactttaatcctaaaccttaatcctaaagctgagggtgaaccctccaacattcaacacaTTCGCATGAGATGAACATTGGCGGTCCGTCAAACGTGATCGTGACGCGAAATGTTCCGCAGCATTCGAAACCAAATTCCTGATGCAACACGTCAGCAGAAGCGCCCGCGCTTGGAGCGAAGAGAAAGTCATATATGAATGGCAAAGGTTCTTATGGATGAGTTTTGCTACCGAGAATGCGCGTGTTACCATGTTGGACAAGGCATTACATGGCGATGCTAAAGTCTGTGAAGCTTCACGATGTAAAGCCACTCATCCCCTGCTCACCAATCTCCTCCTTTTTCAGATCGAATCTATTTTGCGGCGAACATGCTTACAACCGCACCACCTCTCTGACACCCTATCTAAAAAAAACCATAGAGGTGGTCAAGTTACAAATGCCATGAATATTGTCTACCTGCACTGGCTTGTAGGAATGTGGAGATCTCAATACGCTTTCAGAAAAGATTTGCTAAACTGCAATCTTCATTGATCCCCTCAATTAAAGTCAATGCCAGAAACCTAACAACTGCCAAGGAGCGAGCTCCTCTGCGAAACCGTTAAACTTGAACTGTTTGCACTTGATCATTTGCAGCACATAATCCCAGAGCTCATCATTCCAGAGTGGCACCGTGATCCCTCCGCCTGTCTCACTCAGACCTTGAACAACCGATATCGTAGTTGCCAATCATCGCAACATTCACTCTGTTATTGATTGGGAGTGGACTTGGATGATGTTGtaatattgcgcagtagtgcagggtgaaaatatattttattgaGCTTGATTGTTTATTATtgagatgagagttcttctcgagtTTATATCTCCAGATGATtccatctaggactttgaactctaaatctaggactttctgaCTAACAACAGTCCAAACCCTGAAGGGAAGGGGGATCCTCAGGTTTTTTCAACATCCGCTCAATCACGTCTTTCTCTCCAACAACCGAATCTTGCGATCGAGTTCCGGGCACACGCGTTCGATTGAGTTGAATTGAGAACAGCACGACTGGCATATATCAGCTCCATGCGTCATTCCCATGAAAAATGCGCCATCCGTATACATGATATTGATGATGGAGGCTCATTGCCTTTCGGGGGAGCTACTCGGTTCCCAGCCTTCCGGATAGGCCTTGCAAGGCGTATTCTTCGGCATTGATGTAATCGCCTAGGGCAGATGGGATGTGCGGATGACTCTCAAGCATGAGGTAACCGAAAATCGCAAGGTTGACTCGCTGGCGCAGCTGTAGCTGCTCGACGTGAGACAGGTTGTCGGTACTCGCCCCTCGAACCTGGCCGTCTAGATCCGGTCGTTGTTATCGGGCAATTGCCGAAGTTAGGTGCACCAGCTGGTGCACTATAAGGGCTGACACCATTAATAAGCTCACGAAATCCAGGGAGCATGTTGATACGCGGGAATCCAGACCAACCCTGGACTTGGGCCAACGCCCGGTCTGGTTCACCGAAATCCGTATTCAGAGACGAGGAAGCACGCAGTGGTTTGTGCCTGTAATTGTGTCAGTTCGTGTCCTTGATGTCCAAGCGCTAGATGACCTATCCATGGTGACTGTTAAAGAGCGCGGCCTACCAACCTTTCGTAACGTATGGCAAGTTTGTTCTTGTGTTCTTCATCCCGGCCCTTTCGTCTAATGAGATAATTCTGGTAATGCAGGCGGCAGGCCGTCGCGCTCCGTCCAGGTAATATCTTCGAGATATCTTCCCACTTAATGCCTTTATCTCGTAGTTCACGAACACGCGTATCCTCTTCCGGTAACCATTTGTCGCTTGACGGTGCGCCCTTTTCTCCTCTTTCCCGGACAAGATATTGGTACCGCTGGCGACAAGCACTTGTACTCCGGTCAGGTACGTGCTTTGAGATTTCTTCCCAGTTCAGTCTTTTCCGTTTTAGCTCCATGACACAATCGTCTTCAGATTCTGACCATATATTGCCCTTAGTACCGCCTCGACGTCGGTCTTTTGCTTTACGTGAAGTAGAATTTCTGCGGACCGTACGGTCGTACGTGCATTCAAGTCCTATTCCTGAGCCTGCCTGGTGTCAATATACGCTCGCAAAAAGAAACCACAAAAGTACTTACAGTGTGTACAACTGGGATGATGCTTATCACACTTTGAGATTGTCAGTTGAGTAAACAGGATCCATATCTCTTGCTTTGCTCAACAACACAAAACTCAACTCTAGATCTTGACCGTTTCTGTGGCAAGAGTAACCATGAACGTTTGTAGATATTTGGAGTATATGGAAAGAGTGTCCCATAGGCCATGAGGGACTTGTTTCTAATGTAGATCGATAGAAAGGAACTGATCTTGATAAAAAGGGTTTGGGGACAAGTAGAAGATTCAATTTTCATACCTTGATCTTGCGCCTAACGCAATTATAACAGACATTCTTATAACGCATGTTGTTCCCTTCTCTTGAGGGTgagatggtgttgaagccaGGATCTGTGACAGGATTGAATCTGGCGACGAGCAATTGAAGCTGAGACGAACTTATTTCGAAGGCGGGACGAAGGACTCTTTGGTAATAATGAAAACCTTCACCAAGATGTTTCGCCCGGCAAGGCACAAGGACTTGTCGAGATGTGCTGGCGTATCGGTTGGGCGCAAAAAAACGGGAGTTGCATGTGTTGGAAGATGGAGCTCCAAAGCGTTCCGAAAGGTATGTTCAGTTGTAGAGAGGCCTGGGATTCAGGACTCAAATAAGCTGATGCGACTTGGTAGTTTGCTATAGCGAtttggaagcataagagccATAGCCGAATTAGGCGAGCAATGTTGACCTGACTCTGACTGCGGCGGAGATGGGTGTATTTTCAAAGCAGGGGAAGGAAACGCCACAGCGCAAAGAATTCTCTCGTATTTGCTTTGGCCGTATCCATTAATTGGATACTGCCGCTCTGGTTTGTCAACGAGCTTTCTTCATCGCGCCCGCACCGATAATTGTCCCCACTCGTGGCAGTTTCAGGGGTATAGTTTATTCCCGCTCTGGGCGTAGCCATTAAGCTTGTCCGCCTTCCCATGTATTGACTATCCCCAAGCCTCTAGCTCCTTTAGTGCAGGCCCTATATCTCGCTTGGGGAACGTGTTCCGCTGGATCGTAGCCGTG
The genomic region above belongs to Fusarium poae strain DAOMC 252244 chromosome Unknown contig_1, whole genome shotgun sequence and contains:
- a CDS encoding uncharacterized protein (MEROPS:MER0019360); protein product: MKNVDGGDVKQGKLSNCWFVAGLTALANLEHGLTQTCAAHDTGVGVYGFVFYRDGAWTYTIIDDTLYLQSPCWDSPSLQRALLQQTDRVDAESEYKRTYQTGSKALFFAQCRDQNETWVPLIEKAYAKAHGDYAALACGWVGEGLEDLSGGVTTQLFTSDILDPDVFWADELSKVNQEFLFGASTGILDGGYGERDGISEGHAYIVVAAHTLKSGKRLLKIRNPWAHARKGIWEGAWSDGSKEWTAEVQQELGHRFGGDSVFWISFEDFLRKYSHLDRTKLFRDVDWRCTQSWISINVPWRACYQDRFRIVLTKESPAVVAVSQLDRRYFNGLHGQYSFCISFLIYHEADSGVRRCVAQSHGNYLMTRSASVELPELTPGTYTICTRVDAERDTSLESVEDVIKQECRARTENLKLAQVGFAYDLAHKKAEAYTSEVKRLEKIKDQERASKCRQEERRRRWEERHIKRVLTKKQKQKNKGKQRTRCKVHKETDSASNKEPLILTHTGAGALTRNANADVEGTGDYTLLGGVEKGTVQQEIIVGSHTGDGMVIRSCHGRLVGAEESPVKPVPVSTSSRLDERLPGSSFWDSAGDSSDSPIGEWEELYNTDDTTHSLEKESRDEPRRNTRCEHAVRGALVGESTDSDNSSEDETPSPWNAVCIVGVRVYSKDKAITLQTLFD